AGTCTTATAATAGACGATGTCAGTGACAGCTATAACTACTATGACTGGAACCTTTATCTCTTCTCCGAAGCTGGTCCTGATTCCAGTCTGGATCAATCACCAAAGGTTTGCAGGCGGAGAATGGTACAGAGAATACGCTTACAGCTGAAATGGTGACATTGAAAACATAGTACGCTATATTTCTGTAAGATACACTCAATTAACGAGAGTATCGTACGAAACGAGGCGTATGCTTGCTTCTATTGAAAAGTTGATCGATGCTGGATTTCGTGATCGTGTAATTCGTACTGACGATCTTTATCATGTTTTCAATGGCAGTCCCAGGCGAATTCAAAGCCTTGTTTACAGAGCCATGTCTGCTGGAGAACTGATTCGCCTCAGGAGAGGTTTCTATATTCTCTGTTCGAAATATAGAAGTCAGAAACCTGTTTCCTTTCACCTGGCGAATAAGATGGTTGAAGAGAGCTATGTGTCTTTCGAAAGCGCTTTGTCATTTCATGGATGGATTCCCGAAAGTGTGCCGGTTATCAGCAGTGCTGTTCGCTCTTCGCGAAGCAGGACTATTGAAACTGAACTTGGAAGATTCAACTACGTTCGCATTCCCTTTGGGAAAAAGGATTTCCTTATCATGGTAGAACGCGTCGACGCAGGAGCACAATCATTTCTTGTAGCATCCGCCCTTCGCGCGCTTGCTGATCTGGTTTACGAGCGAAAACTGAAATGGACCGGGATTGAATATATCACCGAAAACCTCAGAGTGAATGAATATGAATTTGAAACCCTTGAACGGATGGATATAGAGCTGGTTATCTCTGCGTTCAAATCACACCGTGTTCGGAAATACTTGCGAAAACTGGAGCAGGAGTTGTTTCAATGAGCAGAATCCTTGAGGAGCGGCTGAAAGGATATAACGCAGAAACGGCTGAGGGAGAATTTGATGCGTTAAGGGAGATTCTTCAGGAAGTAATTCTTTCGGGGCTTTCCGATACAGATTTCTTCAATCTGGCTGTTTTCCAGGGAGGAACCTGCCTCAGACTTGTTCACGGGTTGAGAAGATTCTCAGAGGATCTCGATTTTATCATCCTGGCCGCACAACCGCAATTCGACTGGAGTGCATATGAAAAGAAGATCACCACTCGATGCAATCTGTATGGTTTTGAACCTGAGTTTCTAAACAAAGAAAACCAGACAAGTCCAGTGAAGAAGATGCTTGTCAGGCAGGGCTCTCTCTCGGATATTGTCTCATTTACACATACACAAGACCCCAGAAGAAAAATCATGACCAGGCTTGATATTGATGTTAACCCGCCTTCAGGGTTGTCTTCGGAGACATCGTTTCTTGATTTTCCTCTTCCGTATCGATTACAGATTCCAACTATCAACTGTTTGTTCGCCGGGAAATGTCACGCTCTACTTTGCAGACAATATACGAAGGGGCGTGATCTGTTCGACTTTCAGTGGTTCGTATCAAAACATGTTGAACCCGATCTTGAGTATCTTGAAAATACTTTAGTCCAATCCGGTCCCTGGGAAGATAGTGACATCAACGTAACTCCATACTGGCTTAAGTTTGCTCTCATCGAAAGAATCAGCTCTCTTGACTGGAATGCTGCAAAGGATGACATTTTAAGGTTTCTTCCAGAGAGAGAAGTTGAAACTGTCCTGCTATGGAGCAGAGATTTTTTTCTAAGTAGAATTGAAAAATTGTTCATGTATTCAAGCAATGGCAGATAATAACTGCTGCAGGAAGCAAGTTTTCCCCGCAGCACTATGGTACTTCGCTATAATCAAAGGAGGATCTGAATGCCTATTATCAGGGTTGATGGGCCAGAGGTTGCGGATATAGATAAAAAGCGGCAGTTCGTGAAGGAAGTAACCTCCGCCGCAAGTGTTCTTTACGGACTTCCTGAGAAAA
The genomic region above belongs to Candidatus Aegiribacteria sp. and contains:
- a CDS encoding nucleotidyl transferase AbiEii/AbiGii toxin family protein — its product is MSRILEERLKGYNAETAEGEFDALREILQEVILSGLSDTDFFNLAVFQGGTCLRLVHGLRRFSEDLDFIILAAQPQFDWSAYEKKITTRCNLYGFEPEFLNKENQTSPVKKMLVRQGSLSDIVSFTHTQDPRRKIMTRLDIDVNPPSGLSSETSFLDFPLPYRLQIPTINCLFAGKCHALLCRQYTKGRDLFDFQWFVSKHVEPDLEYLENTLVQSGPWEDSDINVTPYWLKFALIERISSLDWNAAKDDILRFLPEREVETVLLWSRDFFLSRIEKLFMYSSNGR
- a CDS encoding tautomerase family protein — encoded protein: MPIIRVDGPEVADIDKKRQFVKEVTSAASVLYGLPEKIIVVLLQENSPNNVASGGKLICDLHESD